One window of Triticum dicoccoides isolate Atlit2015 ecotype Zavitan chromosome 5A, WEW_v2.0, whole genome shotgun sequence genomic DNA carries:
- the LOC119303923 gene encoding uncharacterized protein LOC119303923: MAAALSSPHLAATLPSLRPPARRPSRAASLLPPRGARIALRRSSRHPYPSSRNSGWFENAARKKALFASETDSPSTEVSKQSSTGDANSSPHGPPVLTILAGIAVFFLLLWVIGSIFTWIVGLVFGAAKS, translated from the exons ATGGCCGCCGCACTCTCCTCCCCCCACCTCGCCGCGACCCTGCCGTCTCTCCGGCCCCCTGCCCGCCGGCCTTCGCGCGCGGCCTCTCTACTCCCGCCCCGGGGCGCCCGCATCGCCCTCCGTCGCTCCTCCAG GCATCCTTACCCTTCGTCAAGAAATTCTGGATGGTTTGAGAATGCGGCAAGGAAGAAAGCTCTGTTTGCATCAGAGACAGATTCCCCTAGCACCGAGGTTTCAAAACAGAGCAGCACCGGCGACGCCAACTCTTCTCCACATGGCCCGCCAGTCCTGACCATTTTGGCCGGTATCGCTGTGTTCTTCCTGCTCTTGTGGGTCATCGGATCGATCTTCACCTGGATCGTCGGTCTCGTCTTCGGGGCTGCGAAATCTTAG
- the LOC119303924 gene encoding uncharacterized protein LOC119303924: MATTPARPSQSEAGEAVSVQHVAKASSDELLRKFADPDDGDSSNQRSTPPRRSLALRRKRSSRRVASGLSARDSSASGADLELAAPKRRRSIGGSTDWRAGLLLPTTTTASSSSAAARKGNGGHARAKRGARLDEAGVAHFLAALERTWKKTVAGASRMFVERHRSSHVQLISDMV, from the exons ATGGCGACGACGCCGGCGCGGCCATCacagagcgaggccggcgaggcggtGTCGGTGCAGCACGTGGCCAAGGCCTCCTCGGACGAGCTGCTCCGCAAGTTCGCCGACCCGGACGACGGCGACTCCTCCAACCAGCGGTCAACCCCGCCCCGCCGCAGCCTCGCGCTGCGCCGCAAGCGCTCGTCCCGCCGCGTCGCGTCGGGGCTCTCCGCCAGAGACTCCAGCGCGTCCGGGGCGGACCTGGAGCTGGCGGCGCCCAAGCGGCGGCGCAGCATCGGCGGGTCCACGGACTGGAGGGCCGGGCTGCTGCTgcccaccaccaccacggcctcctcctcctccgccgccgcgcgcaAGGGCAACGGCGGCCACGCGCGTGCGAAGCGGGGCGCGCGGCTCGACGAGGCCGGCGTCGCGCACTTCCTCGCCGCGCTGGAGCGG ACGTGGAAGAAGACGGTGGCGGGCGCGTCGAGGATGTTCGTGGAGCGGCACCGGAGCAGCCACGTGCAGCTCATCAGCGACATGGTCTAG
- the LOC119300385 gene encoding serpin-ZX-like: MVKVILLSNHGKIDLKRYLYEVAAEVIAQVNSWVDKVTSGLIKEILPAGSIETDMRLVLGNALYFKGTWAQKFHASDTKDDNFHLLDKTSVKAPFKSSTKNQYISCFENLKVLKVPYKQGRDRRQFSMYLLLPEAREGLWSLAGKLTSEPEFLEKHIPARVVPVRKFKIPKFKISFDFEASKLFRSFGLQLPFSTEADLSEMVDSPLGESLRVSSIFHKSFVEVNEEGIEAAAATVAVVMCKLLPAVPPMKMDFVADHPFLFVVREDMTGVVLFVGHVVNPLLAV, encoded by the exons ATGGTCAAAG TTATACTTCTATCTAATCATGGTAAAATCGATCTTAAGAGATACCTATATGAAGTA GCTGCCGAAGTTATTGCTCAAGTGAACTCATGGGTTGACAAAGTCACATCGGGTCTCATCAAAGAGATACTTCCCGCGGGATCCATTGAGACTGATATGAGACTGGTTCTTGGGAATGCATTGTATTTCAAAGGAACTTGGGCTCAGAAATTTCATGCATCAGACACTAAAGATGATAATTTCCACCTTCTTGACAAGACATCAGTAAAAGCACCATTCAAGTCTAGTACAAAGAACCAATATATTTCGTGTTTTGAAAACTTAAAGGTACTTAAGGTTCCTTACAAGCAAGGCAGGGACAGGAGGCAGTTCTCCATGTACTTACTTCTTCCAGAGGCACGAGAAGGTCTTTGGAGCTTAGCAGGAAAGTTGACCTCCGAGCCAGAGTTTCTGGAGAAGCATATCCCCGCTCGAGTGGTTCCAGTCAGGAAATTCAAGATCCCTAAGTTCAAGATATCATTTGATTTTGAAGCGTCCAAATTGTTCAGGAGTTTTGGCCTCCAACTTCCATTCAGTACAGAAGCAGATCTTTCGGAAATGGTCGATTCCCCGTTGGGAGAGAGTTTGCGTGTCTCATCTATATTCCACAAGTCATTTGTAGAAGTGAATGAAGAAGGAATTGAGGCTGCGGCGGCAACTGTTGCGGTAGTCATGTGTAAATTGCTTCCAGCAGTTCCTCCCATGAAGATGGATTTCGTCgcggatcaccctttcctctttgtgGTACGAGAAGACATGACCGGTGTGGTGCTATTCGTCGGTCATGTGGTCAATCCTCTGCTTGCAGTGTAG
- the LOC119300387 gene encoding serpin-ZXA-like → SAAQQTSFALRLASAVSSPSNADGARGNVAFSPLSLHVALSLIAAGASGATHDQLVATLGAGEAEGLHAFAEQVVRLVLADSSGAGGPRVSFANAVFSDASLPLKPSFKEVAVGKYRAETHSVDFKTKAAEVAGQVNLWVDQVTSGLIKEILPAGSIEADTRLVLGNALYFKGTWVQKFHASDTKDDNFYLLDKTYFFQKHKTIKAPFMSSTKNQYISSFENLKVLKLPYQHGGDKTQFSMYILLPKAQDGLWSLARKLTSEPEFLEKHIPARAVPVGQFRIPKFKISFDFEASKLFKSLGLQLPFSTEADLSEMVDSPLGQSLCISSIFHKSFVEVNEEGTEAAAATFAVAMSRSLSAVPPRKVDFVADHPFLFVIREDVTGVVLFVGHVVNPMLAA, encoded by the exons TCCGCCGCCCAGCAGACGAGCTTTGCACTGCGCCTCGCCTCCGCCGTCTCCTCCCCCTCCAACGCCGACGGCGCACGCGGCAACGTTGCCTTCTCTCCGCTGTCCCTCCACGTCGCGCTCAGCCTCATCGCCGCCGGCGCCAGCGGCGCCACTCACGACCAGCTCGTCGCCACGCTCGGCGCAGGCGAGGCCGAGGGGCTCCACGCGTTCGCCGAGCAGGTGGTGCGGCTCGTGCTCGCCGACTCCTCGGGCGCCGGCGGCCCGCGCGTCTCGTTCGCCAATGCCGTCTTCTCCGACGCGTCGCTGCCGCTCAAGCCGTCCTTCAAGGAGGTGGCCGTGGGAAAGTACAGAGCCGAGACCCACTCTGTCGACTTCAAGACTAAG GCTGCCGAAGTGGCTGGTCAAGTGAACTTATGGGTTGACCAAGTCACATCGGGTCTCATCAAAGAGATACTTCCAGCGGGGTCCATTGAGGCTGACACGAGACTGGTTCTTGGGAATGCATTGTATTTCAAAGGAACTTGGGTTCAGAAATTTCATGCATCGGACACTAAAGATGATAATTTCTACCTTCTCGACAAGACATACTTCTTCCAAAAGCACAAGACAATAAAAGCACCATTCATGTCTAGTACAAAGAACCAATATATTTCGTCTTTTGAAAACTTAAAGGTACTTAAGCTTCCTTACCAGCACGGCGGGGACAAGACGCAGTTCTCCATGTACATACTTCTTCCAAAAGCACAAGATGGTCTTTGGAGCTTAGCAAGAAAGTTGACCTCTGAACCAGAGTTTCTGGAGAAGCATATCCCTGCTCGAGCGGTTCCAGTCGGACAATTCAGGATCCCTAAGTTCAAGATATCATTTGATTTTGAAGCGTCCAAATTGTTCAAGAGTTTGGGACTCCAACTTCCATTCAGCACAGAAGCAGATCTTTCAGAAATGGTTGATTCCCCGTTGGGACAAAGTCTGTGTATCTCATCTATATTCCACAAGTCATTTGTAGAAGTGAATGAAGAAGGAACCGAGGCTGCCGCGGCAACTTTTGCGGTAGCCATGTCTAGATCGCTTTCAGCAGTTCCTCCCAGGAAGGTGGATTTTGTCGctgatcaccctttcctcttcgtgaTACGAGAAGACGTGACCGGTGTGGTGCTATTCGTCGGTCATGTGGTCAATCCTATGCTTGCAGCGTAG
- the LOC119303922 gene encoding DNA polymerase delta small subunit, with translation MERKQADYSNLDERYTIQGERYQGQQYSHIYYTRLHHMRTLLHALVPSRKPHLPVTTVLGLEEGKDCVLVGTLYKHMKLKPSILDEYSKERSAIPLVKPHNFMHSDDNLILEDESGRVALAGAIPPAAYVTGVVVALHGKETSAGNFLVEDVMEAGLPPQTVLPSINEDKYVVFVSGLSVGSSTFNPLQFQLLIDHITGHLGDENEQAIASKIVRVVVAGNSVHIAPKFLNGQTVAAKDQPRIAEPIKELDIMLTQLVASLPVDIMPGCNDPANFALPQQPLHRCLFSGASTYNTFSSCPNPHQFDLDNVKFIGTSGQNIDDLYRYSDAKDRLEFMERTLKWRHLAPTAPNSLGCYPYTDKDPFLIETCPHVYFVGNQDRYETRLLKGTEKQQVRLISIPRFCESGIAVMLNLRNLECSTLSFSTSFDA, from the exons ATGGAGAGGAAGCAGGCCGACTACAGCAACCTG GACGAGAGGTACACGATCCAGGGGGAGAGGTACCAGGGCCAGCAGTACAGCCACATCTACTACACCCGCCTCCACCACATGCGCACCCTCCTCCACGCCCTCGTCCCCTCCCGGAAGCCGCACCTCCCCG TCACTACGGTGCTCGGACTCGAAGAGGGAAAAGATTGTGTGCTTGTTGGGACTTTATACAAGCACATGAAACTGAAGCCTTCTATTCTCGATGAATACTCAAAGGAG AGGTCGGCAATCCCTCTTGTTAAGCCACACAATTTCATGCACTCTGACGATAATCTTATTCTGGAAGATGAAAGTGGAAGAGTTGCACTTGCAGGAGCCATACCTCCAGCAGCCTATGTGACTG GAGTTGTAGTAGCTCTTCACGGGAAGGAAACAAGTGCTGGCAACTTTCTTGTTGAAGATGTCATGGAGGCTGGTCTTCCTCCTCAAACTGTGTTGCCTAGCATAA ATGAGGACAAGTATGTTGTTTTTGTGTCGGGATTAAGTGTTGGGAGCAGCACATTCAATCCTCTGCAGTTCCAACTTCTTATTGACCATATCACTGGGCATTTGGGTGATGAGAAT GAGCAAGCCATAGCATCAAAGATAGTTCGTGTTGTGGTTGCTGGAAATTCAGTACATATTGCACCAAAGTTCTTGAATGGCCAG ACAGTAGCTGCAAAAGATCAACCAAGGATAGCTGAGCCAATCAAAGAACTGGATATAATGCTGACTCAG CTGGTGGCATCATTACCTGTAGATATAATGCCAGGGTGTAATGATCCAGCGAATTTTGCTTTGCCTCAGCAG CCTTTGCATAGATGCCTTTTCTCTGGAGCATCCACCTACAATACATTTTCATCATGTCCGAATCCACATCAATTCGATCTTGACAATGTCAA GTTTATTGGAACATCTGGGCAGAACATAGATGACCTCTACAGGTACTCGGATGCCAAAGATCGGCTGGAATTCATGGAAAGGACATTGAAATGGCGCCATCTTGCTCCGACTGCACCGAACAGCCTAG GATGTTATCCATACACAGACAAGGACCCTTTCCTCATCGAAACTTGCCCCCATGTTTACTTTGTCGGGAATCAAGACAGATACGAGACTCGATTGTTGAAAG GAACGGAAAAGCAGCAGGTCAGGCTAATCAGCATTCCAAGATTTTGTGAGAGTGGAATCGCTGTcatg CTCAACTTGAGGAACTTGGAATGCAGCACCTTGAGCTTCTCAACAAGCTTCGACGCCTGA